In the Harmonia axyridis chromosome 3, icHarAxyr1.1, whole genome shotgun sequence genome, one interval contains:
- the LOC123675954 gene encoding methylmalonic aciduria and homocystinuria type D homolog, mitochondrial encodes MMSIQVVGTILKLTRTSRKSIPQFLRNFSKKNDNEDPYQYVKRKRFGRDGQALVWKDPNFELLASTSTVDFPFYLPGNIGLAWFDKQTTLRTPNHKFVMKQVNGKDISGDVLCSIQECPKVLRQTVSDLFPTRNFETSDLSIVTLSLKTNLKLMRQNKEEETEKLAQTFIIAARTICDKIRKAGYWADFVNPFSGLPYLSRERINNAKLYESNEKFRCLDFQIFEIEQCKIISNEHEGNGKRFIGSLFTTAPCMEENIVSIFV; translated from the exons ATGATGTCTATACAGGTAGTAGGAACTATTTTGAAGTTAACGAGAACGAGTAGAAAAAGTATTCCTCAGTTTCTCAGGAATTTTTCTAAGAAAAATGACAATGAAGACCCATACCAATACGTGAAACGTAAACGTTTCGGTAGAGATG GACAGGCTTTGGTCTGGAAAGAtccaaattttgaattattagcTTCAACTTCAACCGTTGATTTTCCATTTTATCTTCCTGGTAACATTGGTTTAGCATGGTTCGATAAACAAACTACTTTGCGTACTCCTAATCATAAATTTGTGATGAAACAGGTCAATGGA AAAGATATAAGTGGTGATGTTCTGTGTAGTATTCAAGAGTGTCCTAAAGTTCTGCGTCAAACCGTATCCGATTTATTTCCTACTCGTAACTTCGAAACATCGGATTTATCTATAGTAACATTATCTTTGAAGACTAATTTGAAACTCATGAGAcaaaataaagaagaagaaactgaaaaattaGCTCAAACT ttcATTATAGCTGCCAGAACAATTTGTGATAAAATAAGGAAAGCAGGATACTGGGCGGATTTCGTCAATCCCTTCTCTGGTTTGCCTTATTTATCTAGAGAGAGAATAAACAATGCTAAACTATATGAATCTAATGAGAAATTCAGGTGTTTGGACttccaaatttttgaaattgagcaatgcaaaataatttcaaatgaacatGAAGGAAATGGAAAACGATTCATAG gaagTCTGTTCACTACTGCGCCCTGCATGGAAGAAAATATAGTCTCTATCTTTGTATAA